The Solibacillus sp. FSL R7-0682 genome includes a window with the following:
- the sspI gene encoding small acid-soluble spore protein SspI — MDFQIRQAITANVTGQNADEFSDIVNDAISRGEEHLLPGLGVFLEKWWNAANETERNDFSQKLATQFSA; from the coding sequence ATGGATTTTCAAATTCGACAAGCTATTACAGCAAATGTGACAGGTCAAAATGCAGATGAGTTTAGTGATATTGTCAACGATGCGATTTCACGAGGTGAAGAACATTTACTGCCTGGACTTGGCGTATTTTTAGAAAAATGGTGGAATGCCGCGAATGAGACGGAACGAAATGATTTTTCTCAAAAACTTGCTACCCAATTTTCCGCTTAA
- a CDS encoding TrmH family RNA methyltransferase, translating into MKRIESTQNALVKHWKKLVTQRKEREKTGEYIIEGFHLVEEALKHKEQVVQIIVREGVDLPLLWAIDDVEIIQVNDAVAKEIAETENSQGVFAHCKQRSLSEDEMFDWRRVLLVDAVQDPGNIGTMIRTADAAGIDAVVLGKGCVDAFNPKTLRSAQGSHFHIPVVRGDLMEWIENLQLDGVRVYGTSLEESISYKDVQPSNAFALIVGNEGSGISPQLLAKTDQNVIIPILGGAESLNVAVATGILLYTFVK; encoded by the coding sequence ATGAAACGAATTGAATCGACACAAAATGCATTAGTAAAGCATTGGAAAAAGCTTGTGACACAGCGCAAAGAACGTGAAAAAACAGGTGAGTATATTATTGAGGGGTTTCATTTAGTTGAGGAAGCTTTAAAACATAAAGAACAAGTTGTTCAAATTATTGTTCGTGAAGGCGTTGATTTACCTTTATTATGGGCAATTGATGATGTAGAAATCATTCAAGTAAATGATGCTGTGGCAAAAGAAATAGCGGAGACTGAAAATTCACAAGGGGTATTTGCACATTGTAAGCAACGCTCACTATCAGAAGATGAAATGTTTGATTGGCGTAGAGTCCTATTAGTAGATGCAGTGCAAGATCCAGGAAATATTGGGACAATGATCCGAACGGCAGATGCAGCCGGTATTGATGCAGTAGTATTGGGGAAAGGTTGTGTAGATGCATTTAATCCAAAAACTCTTCGTTCTGCTCAAGGTTCGCATTTCCATATTCCTGTTGTACGTGGAGATTTAATGGAGTGGATTGAAAATCTACAGCTAGATGGTGTCCGAGTATATGGAACGTCTTTAGAAGAGTCTATATCATATAAAGATGTTCAGCCGAGTAATGCATTTGCGTTAATCGTTGGGAATGAAGGTAGTGGGATTAGTCCACAATTATTAGCAAAAACCGATCAGAATGTCATTATTCCAATTTTAGGTGGGGCAGAATCCCTAAATGTAGCAGTAGCCACTGGGATATTATTATATACTTTTGTTAAATAA
- the qoxA gene encoding cytochrome aa3 quinol oxidase subunit II: MKANMKGTLLSFMGLGAMLLAGCNDKLTVLDPKGPQAQRQADDTMLLIYLMSGIVFVVLAIMVFMLVKYRASKQSPDYEPPHIHGHWLVETFMIGIPVIIVIFLSVVSVKSNYIVESTPEGYEDQEPLVIYASSSNWKWHFSYPEQGIETVNYLYIPAGRAIEFKLYSHGPITSFWIPQLGGQKYAMADMVTTLHLAADNPGEFWGRNANFSGRGTAENTFDVTAMTQQEFDEWVTEVHETAKPLTEEKFNELLEPGHLGKSTYTGTHLEFSPAPHHDHDDNESSEEEDHSSH, translated from the coding sequence ATGAAAGCAAATATGAAGGGAACATTACTCTCTTTCATGGGACTAGGTGCTATGTTATTAGCAGGCTGTAACGATAAGTTAACAGTACTTGATCCTAAAGGTCCTCAAGCACAACGACAAGCCGATGACACGATGTTATTAATTTACTTAATGTCAGGGATTGTATTTGTTGTATTAGCAATTATGGTATTTATGTTAGTTAAATATCGTGCTTCAAAACAAAGTCCAGATTACGAGCCACCACATATTCATGGTCACTGGCTAGTAGAAACATTTATGATTGGTATTCCTGTTATCATCGTAATTTTCTTATCAGTAGTTTCTGTTAAGAGTAACTACATTGTAGAAAGTACGCCTGAAGGCTATGAAGATCAGGAGCCGCTTGTAATTTATGCTTCTTCATCTAACTGGAAATGGCACTTCAGCTATCCAGAACAAGGAATTGAAACAGTTAACTACTTATACATTCCAGCAGGTCGTGCAATTGAGTTTAAATTATATTCTCATGGTCCGATTACAAGTTTCTGGATTCCACAATTAGGTGGACAAAAGTATGCCATGGCAGACATGGTTACGACTTTACACTTAGCTGCTGACAACCCAGGCGAATTCTGGGGACGTAACGCGAACTTCTCTGGTCGCGGAACTGCAGAAAACACTTTCGATGTTACAGCTATGACACAACAAGAATTTGATGAGTGGGTAACGGAAGTTCACGAAACTGCCAAACCACTTACAGAAGAAAAATTCAATGAATTACTAGAACCAGGTCACTTAGGTAAGTCTACTTATACTGGTACACACTTAGAGTTCTCACCAGCTCCACATCACGATCACGATGATAATGAATCATCTGAAGAAGAGGATCACTCTTCACACTAA
- the qoxB gene encoding cytochrome aa3 quinol oxidase subunit I, with product MKEFFAQFAVPHPSTLIYIAMASIILGTIALIAVVTYFKLWGYLWREWITTVDHKKIGIMYLVVALLMLFRGGVDAVMLRLQLAVPDNTFLDAQHYNEVFTTHGVVMILFMAMPFITFFFNYLVPLQIGARDVAFPRLNNLAFWLFFMGMGLFNISFIVGGSPDAGWTSYFPLADNEFSTSVGTNYYMLSLQIAGLGTLMTGINFITTIMKMRAPGMTLFKMPMFTWSALIANLIIVFAFPVLTVALAMGTLDRLFDTKFFAIGNGGMDMLWANLFWVWGHPEVYILILPAFGIFSEIISTFSRRNLYGYTSMVWSMIVISVFAFAVWTHHFFTMGQGAFTNSIFSITTMAIAIPTGVKIFNWLFTMYKGKIEMTTPMLYAMHFIPLFTLGGVTGVMLAMSAADYQYHNTMFLVAHFHNVIIPGVVYAMLAGLTFYWPKMFGFMLNERIGKATVWTMSIGFVLAFIPMYITGLDGQARRMYTYSESTGFSLLNMVSFIGAGILTVSFVMIVWNIWYSFKNSSRDISSDPWDARGLEWATHTPVPHYNFAITPDVTDSSSEAFWDSKKHGTKLFKGKIEDIHMPNNSGQTFIMSVFFFIIGFAMVFSMWYLTIFGLIGVLACMAYRSLEDDHGYHIHAHEVEETEKSYEKKGGAK from the coding sequence ATGAAGGAATTTTTTGCACAGTTTGCTGTTCCACACCCAAGCACACTGATTTATATCGCAATGGCTTCAATTATCCTTGGTACAATTGCGTTAATTGCAGTCGTTACGTACTTCAAATTATGGGGCTATTTATGGCGCGAGTGGATTACAACTGTTGACCATAAAAAAATCGGTATTATGTACTTAGTAGTAGCATTATTAATGCTATTCCGTGGTGGCGTTGATGCCGTAATGCTTCGTTTACAACTTGCTGTTCCAGATAATACATTTTTAGATGCACAGCACTATAACGAAGTCTTTACAACACATGGGGTAGTCATGATCCTATTCATGGCGATGCCTTTCATTACTTTCTTCTTTAACTATTTAGTACCATTACAAATCGGGGCACGTGACGTTGCGTTCCCACGCTTAAATAACTTAGCGTTCTGGTTATTCTTCATGGGTATGGGATTATTCAATATCTCATTCATCGTGGGTGGATCTCCTGATGCTGGTTGGACATCTTACTTCCCACTAGCAGACAACGAGTTCAGTACTTCAGTAGGTACGAACTATTACATGCTCTCGCTACAAATTGCGGGTCTTGGTACGTTAATGACGGGTATTAACTTCATTACGACAATTATGAAAATGCGTGCTCCAGGTATGACATTATTCAAAATGCCAATGTTCACTTGGTCAGCGCTTATTGCTAACTTAATCATCGTATTCGCGTTCCCAGTTTTAACTGTAGCGTTAGCGATGGGTACACTTGACCGTTTATTCGACACGAAGTTCTTCGCGATCGGTAACGGTGGTATGGACATGTTATGGGCCAACCTATTCTGGGTTTGGGGTCACCCTGAAGTTTATATCTTAATCTTACCGGCATTCGGTATTTTCTCTGAGATTATTTCAACATTCTCACGTCGTAACTTATATGGTTATACGTCAATGGTATGGTCTATGATCGTAATCTCAGTATTCGCGTTCGCAGTATGGACTCACCACTTCTTTACAATGGGTCAAGGTGCATTCACGAACTCGATCTTCTCGATTACAACAATGGCAATTGCCATCCCAACAGGGGTTAAGATTTTCAACTGGTTATTCACAATGTATAAAGGGAAAATTGAGATGACAACGCCAATGTTATACGCGATGCACTTCATTCCTTTATTCACACTTGGTGGTGTAACAGGGGTTATGCTTGCGATGTCAGCAGCGGACTACCAATACCACAACACAATGTTCTTAGTAGCCCACTTCCATAACGTAATCATCCCTGGTGTTGTTTACGCGATGTTAGCAGGTTTAACATTCTACTGGCCAAAAATGTTCGGCTTCATGCTTAACGAACGTATTGGTAAAGCAACAGTATGGACAATGTCAATCGGTTTCGTGTTAGCCTTCATTCCAATGTATATCACTGGTTTAGATGGTCAAGCACGTCGTATGTACACTTACTCTGAATCAACAGGATTCTCATTACTAAACATGGTATCGTTCATCGGTGCTGGTATTTTAACAGTTTCATTCGTAATGATCGTTTGGAACATTTGGTACAGCTTTAAAAACTCTTCACGCGATATTTCAAGCGACCCTTGGGATGCACGTGGTCTTGAATGGGCGACACATACGCCAGTTCCGCATTACAACTTTGCGATTACTCCAGACGTAACTGATAGCTCTTCAGAAGCATTCTGGGATTCTAAAAAGCACGGTACAAAGTTATTCAAAGGCAAAATTGAAGACATTCATATGCCAAATAACTCAGGTCAGACATTCATCATGTCTGTATTCTTCTTCATCATCGGTTTCGCAATGGTATTCAGTATGTGGTACTTAACAATCTTCGGTTTAATCGGAGTTCTTGCTTGTATGGCATACCGTTCATTAGAAGACGACCATGGTTATCACATTCATGCACATGAAGTAGAAGAAACAGAAAAAAGCTATGAGAAAAAAGGAGGTGCGAAATAA
- the qoxC gene encoding cytochrome aa3 quinol oxidase subunit III, with amino-acid sequence MGKVNNNVPLEYSTEENNLKIFGFWVFLGAEIMLFGTLFASYFTLVDRTGSGPTGAEIFEITPVLIETFVLLTSSFTIGLAIHAMRLGSKKATINFMVITLLLGLVFLGVEIYEFVHYVHIGAGITVSAFTSILLTTLGTHGLHVTMGLFWGSFIIYQIAKRGLNSVTAGKTFVFSLYWHFLDVVWIFIFSFIYLKGMM; translated from the coding sequence ATGGGTAAAGTTAACAACAATGTTCCTTTAGAGTATTCTACAGAGGAAAATAACCTGAAAATCTTTGGTTTCTGGGTATTCCTAGGTGCGGAAATTATGTTATTCGGTACATTATTCGCATCATACTTCACACTTGTTGACCGTACAGGTAGCGGTCCAACTGGTGCGGAAATTTTTGAAATTACACCGGTGTTAATCGAAACATTCGTACTTTTAACATCAAGTTTCACAATTGGTTTAGCGATTCATGCAATGCGTCTTGGTAGTAAAAAAGCGACAATCAACTTCATGGTTATCACATTATTACTAGGTTTAGTATTCTTAGGCGTTGAGATTTACGAATTCGTACACTATGTGCACATTGGTGCAGGTATTACAGTAAGTGCCTTCACTTCGATTTTATTAACAACTTTAGGTACTCACGGACTTCACGTAACAATGGGTCTATTCTGGGGTTCATTCATTATTTACCAAATTGCAAAACGTGGATTAAACTCAGTAACTGCTGGTAAGACATTTGTATTCTCACTTTACTGGCACTTCCTAGATGTTGTTTGGATCTTCATCTTCAGTTTCATTTACTTGAAAGGAATGATGTAA
- the qoxD gene encoding cytochrome aa3 quinol oxidase subunit IV encodes MAKFFPIGQIMGFVFSLVLTVIAMLVYFTDMSFTTGMIILLVTAFIQAGLQFMVFMHAGETEDKWSIYSNILYGIGLVVVTVLGTLLILLWDM; translated from the coding sequence ATGGCTAAGTTCTTTCCAATCGGCCAAATTATGGGCTTCGTTTTCTCTCTAGTTTTAACAGTGATTGCAATGCTTGTGTACTTCACAGACATGTCATTCACTACAGGGATGATTATTCTATTAGTAACGGCATTCATTCAAGCTGGTTTACAGTTCATGGTATTCATGCACGCTGGTGAAACAGAAGACAAATGGTCAATTTACTCAAACATTCTTTACGGTATTGGTTTAGTAGTTGTTACTGTACTTGGTACACTTTTAATCCTTCTTTGGGATATGTAA
- the pheS gene encoding phenylalanine--tRNA ligase subunit alpha, which produces MEQQLKQLEQEALAKIAEATDLKALNEVRVAYLGKKGPITDLLKGMGKLSAEDRPKMGALVNTVRENVTAELEKKVAVLEEAAIQEQLENESIDVTLPGAQVRVGNRHPLTRVIEEIEDLFLGMGYEIVEGPEVEKDYYNFEAMNLPKGHPARDMQDSFYISEETLLRTHTSPVQARTMEAKKGEPIRVICPGKVFRRDTDDATHSHQFMQIEGLVIGENIRMSDLKGTLDALAKKMFGAEREIRLRPSFFPFTEPSVEVDVSCHKCGGKGCNVCKSTGWIEILGAGMVHPNVLEMAGYDSTQLSGFAFGIGAERIAMLKYGVDDIRHFYTNDTRFLSQFHQAEV; this is translated from the coding sequence ATGGAACAACAATTAAAGCAATTGGAACAAGAAGCTTTAGCGAAAATTGCCGAAGCAACAGATTTGAAAGCATTAAACGAAGTTCGGGTTGCGTACTTAGGTAAAAAAGGACCAATCACAGACCTTTTAAAGGGAATGGGTAAGCTTTCTGCTGAAGATCGTCCAAAGATGGGTGCACTTGTTAACACAGTGCGTGAAAACGTGACAGCTGAGCTAGAAAAGAAAGTAGCGGTATTAGAAGAGGCTGCCATTCAAGAGCAGTTAGAAAATGAATCAATTGACGTAACGTTACCAGGTGCACAAGTGCGTGTAGGAAATCGTCACCCACTTACTCGTGTTATTGAAGAAATAGAAGACCTATTTTTAGGGATGGGTTACGAAATCGTAGAAGGTCCAGAGGTAGAGAAGGATTACTATAATTTCGAAGCGATGAACTTACCAAAAGGTCACCCAGCACGTGATATGCAAGATTCATTCTACATTTCAGAAGAAACGTTATTACGTACGCATACTTCCCCAGTGCAAGCACGTACGATGGAAGCGAAAAAAGGAGAACCAATTCGAGTTATTTGTCCAGGTAAAGTATTCCGTCGGGATACGGATGATGCAACACACTCTCATCAATTCATGCAAATTGAAGGACTTGTCATTGGTGAAAACATTCGTATGTCTGATTTAAAAGGTACATTAGATGCATTAGCAAAGAAAATGTTCGGTGCAGAGCGTGAAATTCGCTTACGTCCATCTTTCTTCCCATTTACAGAGCCATCTGTAGAGGTAGACGTTTCATGTCATAAATGCGGCGGTAAAGGCTGTAATGTATGTAAATCGACTGGATGGATTGAAATTTTAGGTGCGGGTATGGTACATCCAAACGTACTTGAAATGGCAGGCTATGACTCAACACAACTTTCAGGCTTCGCATTCGGTATCGGTG